Proteins encoded in a region of the Pirellulales bacterium genome:
- the dcd gene encoding dCTP deaminase yields MILSGHEIRAQLGSNIVIDPFDPARLNPNSYNLSLHDEVLVYEEVVLDMLKPNRVRRITIPPQGLVLNPHQLYLGRTIERTETHNLVPMIEGRSSIGRLGLFVHVTAGFGDVGFCGFWTLEMFAVQPVRVYPGVPICQIFYHQIAGSYTEYESDKYQHNHDIQPSMLFKELNPESSNDPQLQLAFGMERVMD; encoded by the coding sequence ATGATTCTCTCAGGCCACGAGATTCGCGCGCAACTCGGCTCGAACATCGTCATCGATCCGTTCGATCCCGCGCGGCTCAACCCGAACAGCTACAACCTGTCGCTGCACGACGAGGTACTGGTCTACGAAGAGGTGGTCCTCGACATGCTGAAGCCCAACCGCGTGCGGCGCATCACGATCCCGCCGCAAGGGCTGGTGCTGAATCCACATCAACTTTATCTGGGACGGACTATCGAACGTACCGAGACGCACAACCTGGTGCCGATGATCGAGGGACGGTCGTCGATCGGCCGGCTCGGCCTATTCGTTCACGTGACGGCCGGCTTTGGCGACGTTGGCTTCTGCGGCTTCTGGACACTCGAAATGTTCGCCGTCCAACCGGTGCGGGTTTATCCCGGTGTGCCGATCTGCCAGATCTTTTACCACCAGATCGCAGGCAGCTACACCGAGTACGAGAGCGACAAGTACCAACACAACCACGACATTCAGCCAAGCATGCTCTTCAAAGAGCTGAATCCCGAATCGTCCAACGATCCGCAATTGCAATTGGCGTTCGGAATGGAGCGAGTGATGGATTGA
- the nth gene encoding endonuclease III, giving the protein MAYGNGRRGRPVLARMGSTVTARTHAARVARKLAELYPDAECSLVYDSPLELLVATILSAQCTDERVNIVTQELFRRYRSAEDFASAPLPQLEKAIKSTGFFRNKAKNIKACCQALVDNHGGQVPHDLQSLVVLPGVGRKTANVVLGTAFGLATGIVVDTHVGRLSNRLGLTKSADPVKIEQDLIRELPSTEWIAFSHRMIQHGRRVCMARNPQCEVCAMADICPRIGVADRTTTASAATKKMPDKVGRLTKANATKAKVAAKVKKPTQPKKVKANAGR; this is encoded by the coding sequence GTGGCGTACGGCAATGGCCGGCGCGGCAGGCCCGTCTTGGCACGCATGGGTAGTACCGTCACAGCCCGGACACATGCGGCCCGCGTCGCGCGCAAGCTTGCCGAGCTTTATCCCGACGCCGAATGCTCGCTGGTATACGATTCACCGCTCGAGCTGCTGGTCGCGACGATCCTTTCGGCCCAGTGTACGGATGAACGGGTCAATATCGTGACCCAGGAGCTATTCCGCCGCTATCGCTCGGCCGAAGACTTCGCTAGCGCCCCGCTGCCACAACTCGAAAAAGCCATCAAGAGCACCGGCTTCTTTCGGAACAAAGCCAAGAACATCAAGGCCTGCTGTCAGGCGCTGGTCGACAATCACGGCGGCCAGGTGCCCCACGATCTGCAAAGCTTGGTCGTCCTGCCGGGCGTGGGACGCAAGACGGCCAACGTCGTTCTCGGCACCGCTTTTGGCCTCGCGACGGGGATAGTCGTCGATACTCACGTCGGGCGACTCAGTAATCGCCTCGGTCTGACCAAAAGCGCCGACCCCGTGAAGATCGAACAAGACTTAATACGCGAACTCCCTTCGACGGAGTGGATCGCCTTCAGCCATCGCATGATTCAGCACGGCCGGCGGGTTTGCATGGCACGCAATCCGCAGTGCGAAGTGTGCGCGATGGCGGATATTTGCCCACGCATTGGAGTCGCGGATCGGACGACCACCGCCAGTGCGGCAACAAAAAAAATGCCAGACAAGGTGGGCCGCTTGACCAAAGCAAACGCCACCAAGGCCAAAGTCGCGGCAAAAGTCAAAAAGCCAACGCAACCAAAGAAGGTAAAGGCGAATGCCGGGCGCTAG
- a CDS encoding DUF309 domain-containing protein produces MIWSLMVVLEQRGYNRESSCKLPFSSSREGKFVMPTAEYDPLYLRGIEFFNDCEFFESHEAWEELWTEYQGPSRKFYQGLIQAAVALHHFGNGNIRGAKKLYYTSLGYLEPYRPLHEGIDLDKFFAEMQRCFASIINSDEDFPAVEIVADEIPEIHLDPAPGAAES; encoded by the coding sequence GTGATCTGGTCGCTCATGGTCGTCTTAGAGCAGCGCGGCTATAATCGCGAAAGCTCGTGCAAGTTGCCGTTTTCCTCTTCTCGTGAAGGCAAATTCGTCATGCCGACGGCCGAATACGACCCGCTCTACTTGCGCGGCATCGAGTTTTTTAACGATTGCGAGTTCTTTGAAAGTCACGAGGCCTGGGAAGAGCTGTGGACCGAATATCAAGGCCCGTCGCGGAAATTTTACCAGGGCCTGATCCAAGCGGCCGTCGCCTTGCATCATTTTGGCAACGGCAATATTCGCGGCGCGAAGAAGCTTTATTACACCAGCCTGGGGTATCTGGAGCCGTATCGGCCGCTGCACGAGGGAATCGACCTGGACAAGTTCTTTGCAGAGATGCAGCGCTGTTTCGCCAGTATCATCAACAGCGACGAGGATTTTCCGGCGGTTGAGATCGTGGCCGATGAGATCCCCGAGATACATCTCGATCCGGCGCCGGGCGCCGCGGAAAGTTAG
- a CDS encoding LON peptidase substrate-binding domain-containing protein yields the protein MSLPENLKFDPGSFSGVVRLFPLPNLVLFPHVLQPLHIFEPRYCEMLEAALADDRLIAMSLLQAGWENDYEGRPPVYPMACLGQIVTHVRLPDGRHNLLLAGVSRVRLGCELPVTTLYRSAPASLCVDVSTEASASMVEALTHRLLAVFRDALPNTKEAQVPLTQLLQNNIDLGALTDIIAYTLDLDLTTKIGLLAECSVSARAKQLLVRLEGQDAKARATFPPDFSAN from the coding sequence ATGTCATTACCCGAGAACTTGAAATTCGATCCCGGTTCTTTCTCGGGCGTAGTGCGGTTGTTTCCTCTGCCGAACCTGGTGCTGTTCCCGCATGTGCTGCAACCGCTGCACATTTTCGAGCCACGCTATTGCGAGATGCTCGAAGCGGCGTTGGCGGACGATCGTCTGATCGCTATGTCATTACTGCAAGCCGGCTGGGAAAATGATTACGAGGGGCGGCCACCCGTGTACCCTATGGCCTGCCTGGGCCAGATCGTTACTCATGTCCGGTTGCCGGACGGGCGGCACAATTTGCTGTTGGCCGGAGTGTCGCGAGTGCGACTGGGCTGCGAGCTTCCTGTTACCACCCTGTATCGCAGTGCGCCAGCGTCGCTGTGTGTGGATGTGTCAACCGAGGCGAGCGCGTCGATGGTCGAGGCGCTGACGCATCGATTGCTGGCAGTCTTTCGCGATGCATTACCCAACACGAAAGAGGCGCAGGTGCCGTTGACCCAGTTGCTGCAAAACAACATTGACCTGGGAGCGCTCACGGACATCATCGCATACACGCTCGATCTGGATTTGACGACGAAAATCGGGCTGTTAGCGGAGTGCAGCGTATCGGCGCGTGCAAAGCAGTTACTCGTGCGACTGGAAGGTCAGGATGCGAAGGCCCGGGCGACGTTTCCGCCCGATTTTAGCGCGAACTGA
- the folE gene encoding GTP cyclohydrolase I FolE yields the protein MADATDSVFESLTAELDEGAANQETGAGHVDQARIRRAVREILAAVGEDPDREGLRETPARVARMYAELFSGLHDDARHHLKKFFTEKYDEVVLVKDISFNSMCEHHMLPFMGTAHVGYLPNGRVVGLSKIARVIEVVSRRPQVQERMTETIADLLVEELQAKGVAVVIEASHSCMTIRGVRKPGSVCVTSAMRGVFRSNLSSRSEIMNLIYGDRR from the coding sequence ATGGCGGACGCGACCGATTCGGTTTTCGAATCATTGACGGCGGAACTTGACGAAGGCGCCGCAAATCAAGAAACAGGCGCCGGCCACGTGGATCAGGCTCGCATTCGCCGGGCGGTTCGCGAAATCCTGGCTGCCGTCGGCGAAGACCCCGACCGCGAAGGACTACGCGAAACCCCGGCCCGCGTCGCGCGGATGTACGCCGAGCTTTTCAGCGGCCTGCATGACGACGCCCGGCACCATTTGAAGAAGTTCTTTACCGAAAAGTACGACGAAGTCGTGCTGGTCAAGGACATCAGCTTCAATAGCATGTGCGAGCATCACATGCTCCCCTTCATGGGCACGGCGCATGTTGGGTATCTACCAAACGGACGCGTGGTGGGGCTCAGCAAGATCGCCCGTGTGATCGAAGTCGTGTCGCGCCGCCCGCAAGTGCAGGAGCGAATGACCGAAACTATCGCCGATTTATTGGTCGAGGAATTGCAGGCCAAGGGAGTGGCGGTCGTGATCGAGGCGTCGCACTCGTGCATGACGATCCGCGGTGTGCGCAAGCCCGGCAGCGTGTGTGTGACCTCGGCCATGCGTGGCGTGTTCCGCTCGAACCTGTCGAGCCGCTCGGAAATCATGAATTTGATATACGGCGACCGGCGCTGA
- a CDS encoding anaerobic glycerol-3-phosphate dehydrogenase subunit C, with product MDEQRTRIQEDLRGLVAGEVRCDDVFLQLYASDASLYQIKPLGVIRPRSTADVAACLRYARENGIPVHARGAGTGLAGESLGPGLVIDFSRHFRRIIGIGADWARVQPGVVHERLNEELREIGRHLGPDPAMSHVTTMGSVVAIDASGAHWLKYGSARDNIEQLRILMADGAEMTVGREPLVAGASHDPDPAKRDLLNQLAELLSRHADLIQSHQSKSLLNRSGYELAGVLNDGYLDMPRLLAGSEGTLALFSEITVRTHPLPKHVGTVLFFFDLLEKAARSVEEIMPAGPVACDIMDRRHLSLARETDSRYAALIPAEAEALLLVELEGQDAQELRERMRQLTDRLRRRKRLAFDSRSAFGHDDIELSWRLAQKVVPTLYRLKGSTQALPFVEDIAIPPAALSAFLVEMQNVLKRHQVTASLFGHAGHGQLHIRPFLDLADPEHVRTMASLASDLYEAVFQVGGTISGEHGDGLSRTQFVERQYGELYPVLREVKRIFDPHNVLNPGKIIGDDPDLMTRSLRPAVLPAPAPPPADALAAGEEPEELISLELNWTPTELINVATSCNGCGACRAQDATVRMCPIFRFAPSEEASPRAKANLIRAILTGEMSPQTLASDSFKSVADLCVNCQMCRLECPAGVDIPKLMIEAKANYVAMNGLRLDDWIMTRLETVGAIGGLLSPFTNWIIRNRQARWIVEKTLGIAQRRKLPRFASRSFLRRAARRRLTQPTRRSGRKVLYFVDVYANYHDPQLAEALVAVMEHNGVPVFAHPEQRASGMALVSRGAIDPARKIATVNVRLLAEAIRQGYTIVTAEPSAALCLTREYPLLLDDDDTRLVAANTFEACHYLWQMHQTGQLQLDFKPVNATVGYHQPCHMKALQVGSPGESLLRLIPGLSVERAEHGCSGMAGTYGLSRKNYRSSLRAGWELISAMRSGNFQAGTTECSACKMQMEQGTSKPTIHPLKILALAYGAMPEAAALLTARGEELVVT from the coding sequence ATGGACGAACAGCGCACGAGAATTCAGGAAGACCTCCGCGGCCTAGTGGCTGGTGAAGTGCGCTGCGACGACGTCTTTCTGCAGCTTTATGCCAGTGATGCCAGCCTGTATCAGATCAAGCCGCTGGGGGTAATTCGCCCGCGCAGCACGGCTGACGTCGCGGCCTGCCTGCGGTACGCCCGCGAGAATGGCATCCCGGTCCACGCGCGGGGGGCCGGCACCGGATTGGCTGGCGAATCACTCGGACCTGGTTTGGTGATCGACTTTTCAAGGCATTTTCGCCGCATTATTGGCATCGGCGCCGATTGGGCGCGCGTGCAGCCGGGCGTGGTTCACGAGCGGCTGAATGAAGAGCTGCGCGAAATTGGCCGCCACTTGGGCCCTGATCCGGCGATGAGTCACGTCACGACGATGGGGAGCGTGGTGGCCATCGACGCCTCGGGCGCGCACTGGCTGAAGTACGGCTCGGCGCGCGACAACATCGAGCAATTGCGCATCCTGATGGCGGACGGAGCCGAGATGACGGTCGGACGCGAGCCGTTGGTCGCCGGCGCCAGTCACGATCCTGATCCGGCGAAACGTGATTTGCTGAATCAACTGGCCGAATTACTTTCGCGTCATGCCGATCTGATTCAATCGCATCAATCGAAGAGCTTGCTGAATCGCTCGGGGTACGAACTGGCGGGCGTCTTGAATGACGGGTATTTGGACATGCCGCGGCTACTGGCCGGGTCCGAAGGAACCTTGGCGCTGTTTTCGGAAATTACCGTGCGCACGCACCCGCTTCCCAAGCATGTCGGTACGGTGCTGTTCTTCTTCGACCTCTTAGAAAAGGCCGCGCGATCTGTTGAAGAAATCATGCCAGCAGGCCCCGTCGCTTGTGACATCATGGATCGGCGCCATTTAAGCTTGGCGCGCGAAACCGACTCGCGCTATGCGGCTCTGATACCTGCCGAAGCCGAAGCATTGTTGTTGGTCGAACTCGAGGGGCAAGATGCCCAAGAGTTGCGCGAGCGAATGCGCCAGTTAACTGATCGCCTGCGGCGCCGCAAACGTTTGGCCTTTGATTCGCGATCGGCTTTCGGGCACGACGACATCGAACTCTCCTGGCGATTGGCGCAAAAGGTCGTGCCGACCCTTTATCGATTGAAGGGTTCGACTCAGGCGCTGCCGTTCGTCGAGGATATCGCCATTCCGCCGGCAGCACTGTCGGCCTTCCTGGTCGAGATGCAGAATGTGTTGAAACGCCATCAAGTCACGGCGTCCCTGTTCGGCCATGCTGGGCACGGGCAACTACATATTCGACCATTTCTCGACCTGGCCGATCCCGAGCACGTGCGTACGATGGCCTCCCTGGCGAGCGATCTGTACGAAGCGGTATTTCAAGTCGGCGGCACGATCAGCGGTGAACACGGCGACGGATTGAGCCGCACACAGTTCGTCGAGCGGCAGTACGGCGAACTGTATCCGGTATTGCGCGAGGTCAAGCGCATCTTCGACCCGCACAACGTCCTGAACCCGGGCAAGATCATTGGTGACGATCCCGACCTGATGACGCGCAGCCTGCGTCCGGCGGTGCTTCCTGCTCCGGCTCCGCCGCCGGCAGACGCCCTAGCGGCTGGCGAAGAGCCTGAAGAATTGATATCGCTCGAATTGAATTGGACGCCGACCGAGCTGATCAACGTCGCCACCAGTTGCAACGGCTGCGGCGCCTGTCGCGCGCAGGATGCCACGGTGCGTATGTGTCCGATCTTTCGTTTCGCGCCCAGCGAAGAAGCGTCGCCGCGGGCCAAGGCGAACCTAATCCGCGCAATCCTGACCGGCGAGATGTCGCCCCAGACGCTGGCGTCCGATTCGTTCAAGTCCGTCGCCGACTTGTGCGTCAACTGTCAGATGTGTCGGCTGGAGTGCCCGGCCGGCGTGGATATTCCCAAGCTGATGATCGAAGCCAAGGCCAATTATGTTGCCATGAACGGGTTGCGCTTGGACGATTGGATCATGACTCGTCTTGAGACGGTCGGCGCCATCGGCGGACTATTGAGCCCGTTCACGAACTGGATCATTCGCAATCGCCAAGCGCGGTGGATAGTGGAAAAGACGCTTGGCATTGCCCAGCGGCGGAAGCTACCGCGTTTCGCTTCTCGCAGCTTTCTGCGCCGCGCCGCGAGACGCCGCCTGACGCAACCGACGCGGCGCAGCGGCCGCAAGGTGCTGTATTTTGTCGACGTGTATGCCAACTATCACGACCCGCAATTGGCCGAGGCGCTCGTGGCCGTGATGGAGCACAACGGAGTTCCGGTGTTCGCGCATCCCGAACAGCGCGCCAGCGGCATGGCGCTGGTGTCGCGCGGAGCGATCGACCCCGCACGCAAAATTGCCACGGTGAACGTTCGCCTGCTGGCCGAGGCGATCCGGCAGGGCTACACGATCGTAACGGCCGAGCCGTCGGCGGCGCTGTGCCTGACGCGCGAATACCCGCTGCTGCTCGATGACGACGATACGCGGCTAGTAGCGGCCAACACATTCGAAGCCTGCCATTATCTGTGGCAGATGCACCAAACGGGGCAGTTGCAACTCGATTTTAAGCCCGTCAATGCCACGGTCGGCTATCACCAGCCGTGCCACATGAAGGCCTTGCAGGTGGGCTCGCCTGGCGAAAGCCTGCTGCGATTGATCCCCGGCCTGTCCGTCGAACGGGCCGAGCACGGCTGTTCAGGCATGGCCGGCACTTACGGACTGTCACGCAAGAATTACCGCAGCAGCTTGCGCGCCGGTTGGGAATTGATTTCGGCGATGCGCAGCGGCAATTTTCAGGCCGGCACCACCGAATGCAGCGCATGTAAAATGCAGATGGAGCAAGGAACGTCCAAACCAACAATTCATCCGCTGAAGATCCTTGCCCTGGCCTATGGTGCCATGCCCGAGGCGGCCGCGCTGTTGACGGCGCGCGGCGAGGAACTGGTGGTCACATGA
- a CDS encoding MoaD/ThiS family protein — MTVRVKLFAVARELTGRDVLEITVPAGATVGGLRAALVVAAPELEKVARHVMFAIGTEYADDAQPLVEGVEVACIPPVSGG; from the coding sequence ATGACGGTGCGGGTGAAATTATTTGCCGTGGCGCGCGAGCTGACAGGTCGGGACGTGCTCGAAATTACGGTTCCTGCCGGAGCCACGGTTGGCGGATTGCGCGCGGCGCTTGTCGTCGCGGCGCCCGAACTGGAAAAGGTGGCGCGACATGTCATGTTCGCGATCGGCACGGAGTATGCGGACGACGCGCAGCCGCTAGTCGAGGGAGTCGAAGTCGCGTGCATTCCTCCGGTGAGCGGAGGTTAG
- a CDS encoding molybdenum cofactor biosynthesis protein MoaE: MVELTTGPIDPGALLARVSSNAAGAVVLFVGTTREFTAGRRTASLDYECFPEMAQQKLAELEAEARRQWPLVECAVVHRLGHVGLGEASVAVAVSAAHRDAAFAAGKWLIDTLKAVVPIWKKENWADGTTEWVHPGFTPGRDLEPRDSSQ, translated from the coding sequence ATGGTGGAATTAACGACCGGTCCGATCGACCCCGGGGCGCTACTGGCGCGCGTCAGTTCTAACGCGGCCGGCGCTGTGGTGCTATTTGTCGGAACCACGCGCGAGTTCACGGCCGGACGTCGTACCGCATCACTCGACTACGAGTGCTTTCCCGAAATGGCGCAGCAAAAGCTTGCCGAGCTCGAGGCCGAGGCGCGCCGACAATGGCCGCTCGTCGAATGCGCCGTCGTACATCGGCTAGGGCACGTCGGATTGGGAGAAGCGAGCGTCGCCGTGGCCGTCAGTGCGGCGCATCGGGACGCGGCGTTTGCCGCCGGTAAGTGGCTGATCGACACGCTGAAAGCGGTTGTGCCGATTTGGAAAAAGGAAAACTGGGCCGATGGCACCACCGAGTGGGTGCATCCCGGATTTACGCCCGGACGCGATCTTGAGCCTCGCGATTCCTCGCAGTAG
- the moaA gene encoding GTP 3',8-cyclase MoaA, translated as MSIATSNIHRADAPRGAKDPLVDSFGRVHNNLRISVTDRCNIRCFYCMPAENVQFKPRHEILSFEEIVRFVGVVARLGVNKVRLTGGEPLVRQNIDRLVAALADIPGIDDIALTTNGILLADHAQALHDAGLKRLNVSLDALDAETFRRIARRDGFERILDGLFAAQRAGFHHIKLNAVAIRGITEAQIVPLGRFARQHGFELRFIEFMPLDADNAWDNSQVLSGKEIRHVLESAIAPLEPLPVVDPSQPATDYRFVDGGGTVGFINPVTQPFCGDCNRLRLTAEGQVRNCLFSTTEWDARALLRRGASDTELAALVRASVGAKKAGHGINSDEFLKPQRAMYQIGG; from the coding sequence ATGAGCATCGCGACCTCGAACATCCACCGAGCCGACGCCCCTCGCGGCGCCAAGGATCCGCTCGTCGATAGTTTCGGTCGCGTGCATAATAACTTGCGAATCAGCGTCACTGATCGCTGTAATATTCGCTGCTTCTATTGCATGCCGGCTGAGAACGTACAGTTCAAGCCACGCCACGAGATTCTATCGTTCGAAGAAATCGTGCGCTTTGTGGGCGTCGTCGCCCGGCTGGGGGTCAACAAGGTGCGCCTGACGGGGGGCGAGCCCTTGGTGCGGCAGAACATCGACCGGTTGGTGGCAGCCCTGGCCGACATCCCCGGCATCGACGACATCGCACTGACAACCAATGGCATTTTGTTAGCCGATCACGCCCAGGCTTTACACGACGCTGGGCTGAAGCGATTGAACGTCAGCCTCGACGCGCTCGATGCCGAAACTTTTCGCCGCATCGCGCGGCGCGATGGGTTCGAACGTATCTTGGACGGCCTGTTCGCAGCACAGCGGGCCGGATTTCATCACATCAAGCTTAACGCCGTGGCGATTCGTGGTATCACCGAGGCGCAAATCGTGCCCTTGGGCCGTTTCGCCCGACAGCATGGCTTCGAACTGCGTTTTATCGAGTTTATGCCTTTGGACGCGGACAACGCCTGGGATAATTCGCAGGTCTTATCCGGAAAAGAGATCCGGCATGTGCTCGAAAGCGCGATCGCGCCTTTGGAGCCACTGCCGGTCGTCGATCCCAGCCAACCGGCGACCGATTATCGATTTGTCGATGGTGGTGGCACGGTCGGCTTTATCAATCCCGTGACGCAGCCGTTTTGCGGCGACTGCAACCGGCTGCGGCTGACCGCCGAAGGCCAGGTGCGAAACTGCCTGTTCTCAACGACCGAGTGGGACGCCCGGGCGTTGCTACGCCGAGGGGCGAGCGACACGGAACTGGCAGCGCTTGTCCGGGCAAGCGTTGGTGCGAAAAAAGCGGGACATGGCATCAACAGTGACGAATTCTTGAAGCCGCAGCGCGCCATGTATCAGATTGGCGGCTGA
- a CDS encoding flavin monoamine oxidase family protein produces MTLAHDSSASIEDKTVDIIVVGAGLAGLCAARDLTRRGIRCVVLEARDRVGGRTLSQRLGNDTIDLGGQWIGPTQNRLAALAAELAIERFPQYDTGTKILSWGGKIQRYEGDLPRLSILAQLELLWASKRLEKFQREIPAARPWDAQHAREWDSITLETWKRRNMRSAGARLFLDIVTRAVLTSEPRDLSFLYFLNYLRSGRGLESLISIRGGAQQERFVGGAQQIAQKLAEQLGKRVVTSAPVRTIVQHADGVVVHSDAGRFTAQRVIVAVPPLLAGRIHYESPLPAARDQITARMPMGSVIKYVITYEKAFWREAGLSGEAFSDTGPTVTTFDDSSHDGAQPALVTFSDGEVARVWGERTADERRTAVLAELARFFGPQALTPTDYVEKNWNDDPWSRGCYVGVTSPGALTSFGHALQRPCGRIHWSGTETADEWLGYLDGAIQSGERAASEVAPLLATTAHPIAGR; encoded by the coding sequence GTGACGCTCGCGCACGACTCAAGTGCCTCGATCGAAGATAAAACCGTCGATATCATCGTCGTTGGCGCTGGGCTGGCTGGCCTGTGCGCTGCGCGCGATCTGACGCGACGCGGGATTCGTTGTGTCGTGCTCGAAGCGCGCGATCGCGTGGGAGGACGCACGCTCAGCCAGCGGCTGGGGAACGATACGATCGACCTAGGTGGGCAGTGGATCGGTCCCACGCAGAATCGTTTGGCCGCGCTGGCTGCCGAGCTCGCAATCGAACGCTTTCCCCAGTACGACACCGGCACTAAGATTCTCTCTTGGGGTGGCAAGATTCAGCGCTACGAAGGGGACTTGCCCCGGCTTTCGATCCTGGCGCAACTGGAACTGCTGTGGGCGAGCAAGCGACTGGAGAAGTTTCAGCGTGAGATTCCCGCCGCGCGGCCTTGGGACGCGCAGCACGCTCGCGAGTGGGACAGCATCACGCTCGAAACGTGGAAACGTCGCAATATGCGGTCCGCCGGGGCGCGACTGTTTCTCGATATCGTGACGCGAGCTGTCCTCACATCCGAGCCGCGGGATTTATCATTTCTATACTTTCTCAACTACCTGCGCTCGGGCCGGGGGTTGGAAAGCCTGATCTCGATTCGGGGTGGCGCGCAGCAAGAACGATTCGTCGGCGGTGCCCAACAGATTGCGCAGAAGTTGGCGGAGCAACTCGGCAAACGCGTCGTCACCAGTGCCCCGGTGCGAACGATCGTGCAACACGCCGACGGCGTTGTCGTACACAGCGATGCCGGGCGATTTACAGCCCAACGCGTGATCGTGGCGGTGCCGCCACTTTTGGCCGGCAGGATTCACTACGAATCGCCGCTGCCCGCGGCCCGCGATCAGATCACAGCTCGCATGCCAATGGGGTCCGTGATCAAGTACGTGATTACCTATGAGAAGGCCTTTTGGCGCGAGGCGGGCCTGTCAGGCGAGGCCTTTAGTGACACCGGGCCCACTGTGACGACGTTCGATGATTCGTCGCACGACGGCGCGCAGCCGGCTTTGGTGACATTCAGCGATGGCGAAGTAGCCCGGGTATGGGGCGAACGCACGGCTGACGAACGGCGCACGGCTGTGCTGGCAGAGCTTGCGCGATTCTTCGGCCCGCAGGCCTTAACGCCGACGGACTACGTCGAAAAGAACTGGAACGACGATCCTTGGAGCCGGGGCTGTTACGTAGGGGTCACCAGCCCCGGCGCTCTGACCAGTTTCGGCCACGCTTTGCAGCGCCCTTGCGGGCGGATTCATTGGTCTGGGACCGAGACCGCCGACGAGTGGCTGGGCTATCTCGATGGCGCTATTCAATCGGGCGAACGCGCCGCGAGCGAAGTAGCGCCGCTATTAGCGACTACGGCGCACCCTATCGCCGGACGTTAG
- a CDS encoding class I SAM-dependent methyltransferase: MMSDADRPRHSSAEDWDDSYRTNNLPWDTQRPSAELMRVLGEGFVTPCRTLEFGCGTGTNAIYLAERGFQVTAIDFSPLAIDRARQKAQAAAVRVDFFVADVAAAPQIEPLDFVFDRGCYHAVRRVDLTGYQAAVERLTHPGSKFLLLAGNANETLPGGGPPRVREDEIRAEFASLFDVVWIRPFRFAEPGGGNGFLAWSAGMVRREA; encoded by the coding sequence ATGATGAGCGACGCCGACAGACCCCGTCACAGTTCCGCCGAGGATTGGGACGATAGCTACCGAACGAATAATCTCCCTTGGGATACTCAGCGCCCTTCCGCGGAATTGATGCGCGTGCTGGGCGAGGGATTCGTAACGCCGTGCCGCACGCTGGAGTTCGGTTGCGGCACTGGCACGAATGCGATCTACCTTGCCGAGCGCGGCTTTCAAGTCACGGCGATCGATTTCTCGCCCCTTGCGATCGACCGCGCGCGGCAGAAGGCACAGGCCGCGGCGGTGCGCGTCGATTTTTTCGTGGCTGATGTGGCTGCGGCGCCGCAAATCGAGCCGCTCGACTTTGTGTTCGACCGCGGTTGCTATCACGCCGTCCGGCGCGTGGATCTCACTGGTTATCAGGCCGCGGTCGAGCGATTGACGCATCCAGGCTCAAAGTTCCTATTGCTGGCTGGTAACGCTAACGAAACTCTTCCCGGAGGTGGCCCGCCGCGTGTCCGGGAAGACGAAATCCGGGCCGAATTTGCGTCGCTGTTTGACGTCGTATGGATCCGCCCGTTCCGTTTCGCAGAGCCGGGCGGCGGCAATGGATTCTTGGCGTGGTCGGCCGGCATGGTGCGTCGCGAAGCGTGA